A section of the Acanthochromis polyacanthus isolate Apoly-LR-REF ecotype Palm Island chromosome 1, KAUST_Apoly_ChrSc, whole genome shotgun sequence genome encodes:
- the nkx2.2a gene encoding homeobox protein Nkx-2.2a isoform X3: MSLTNTKTGFSVKDILDLPDTNDEEGSITGAEEDTEGSETTSTTKNTGVLVQSPLENVQNLPLKNPFYDSSDNPYTRWLATTDSIQYSLFLPFLAAVHGLSASSQDSAKSPEPSADDESPDNDKETSSSGGSDSGKKRKRRVLFSKAQTYELERRFRQQRYLSAPEREHLASLIRLTPTQVKIWFQNHRYKMKRARAEKGLELSCIKPTVRCSQVGWMGDSANNQVPRVECLCLSHNGLSHLLQRMNMRCLRCQHCKWILGL; encoded by the exons ATGTCGTTGACCAACACAAAGACGGGCTTTTCTGTAAAGGACATTTTGGACCTTCCTGACACAAATGACGAAGAAGGATCTATCACCGGAGCGGAGGAAGACACGGAGGGATCGGAGACCACGTCCACGACGAAAAACACTGGAGTTTTGGTGCAAAGTCCTCTAGAAAACGTTCAAAATCTGCCTTTAAAGAACCCCTTTTATGACAGTAGTGACAATCCTTACACACGATGGCTTGCTACTACGGACAGTATTCAATATTCAT TGTTTCTCCCGTTTCTTGCCGCAGTGCACGGTCTCTCCGCCAGCTCTCAGGACTCGGCCAAGTCCCCGGAGCCGTCCGCGGACGACGAATCGCCGGACAACGACAAGGAAACTTCCAGCAGCGGCGGCAGCGACTCCGGCAAGAAGCGGAAAAGGAGGGTGTTGTTTTCCAAGGCACAGACCTACGAGCTGGAGCGCCGCTTCAGGCAGCAGAGGTACCTGTCCGCCCCGGAGAGGGAGCACCTGGCCAGCTTGATCCGCCTCACCCCGACCCAGGTGAagatctggttccagaaccACCGGTATAAGATGAAGAGAGCCCGGGCCGAGAAAG GACTTGAATTGTCTTGTATAAAACCCACAGTCCGCTGCAGTCAGGTGGGCTGGATGGGGGACAGCGCCAACAATCAGGTTCCCAGAGTTGAGTGTTTATGCCTTTCACATAATGGATTGTCTCACCTTCTTCAGAGGATGAACATGAGGTGCTTGAGATGCCAGCACTGCAAATGGATCCTGGGGCTTTGA
- the nkx2.2a gene encoding homeobox protein Nkx-2.2a isoform X2, with product MSLTNTKTGFSVKDILDLPDTNDEEGSITGAEEDTEGSETTSTTKNTGVLVQSPLENVQNLPLKNPFYDSSDNPYTRWLATTDSIQYSLHGLSASSQDSAKSPEPSADDESPDNDKETSSSGGSDSGKKRKRRVLFSKAQTYELERRFRQQRYLSAPEREHLASLIRLTPTQVKIWFQNHRYKMKRARAEKGMEVTHLPSPRRVAVPVLVRDGKPCHTLKAQDLAATFQAGIPFSAYSAQSLQHMQYNAQYSAAATPQFPTAHHLVQTQQWTW from the exons ATGTCGTTGACCAACACAAAGACGGGCTTTTCTGTAAAGGACATTTTGGACCTTCCTGACACAAATGACGAAGAAGGATCTATCACCGGAGCGGAGGAAGACACGGAGGGATCGGAGACCACGTCCACGACGAAAAACACTGGAGTTTTGGTGCAAAGTCCTCTAGAAAACGTTCAAAATCTGCCTTTAAAGAACCCCTTTTATGACAGTAGTGACAATCCTTACACACGATGGCTTGCTACTACGGACAGTATTCAATATTCAT TGCACGGTCTCTCCGCCAGCTCTCAGGACTCGGCCAAGTCCCCGGAGCCGTCCGCGGACGACGAATCGCCGGACAACGACAAGGAAACTTCCAGCAGCGGCGGCAGCGACTCCGGCAAGAAGCGGAAAAGGAGGGTGTTGTTTTCCAAGGCACAGACCTACGAGCTGGAGCGCCGCTTCAGGCAGCAGAGGTACCTGTCCGCCCCGGAGAGGGAGCACCTGGCCAGCTTGATCCGCCTCACCCCGACCCAGGTGAagatctggttccagaaccACCGGTATAAGATGAAGAGAGCCCGGGCCGAGAAAGGTATGGAAGTGACCCATCTCCCTTCTCCCAGGCGGGTGGCCGTGCCCGTCTTAGTCAGGGATGGAAAGCCTTGTCACACTCTTAAAGCTCAGGACTTGGCGGCCACTTTTCAGGCCGGGATCCCCTTCTCGGCATATAGTGCCCAGTCACTCCAACACATGCAGTATAACGCGCAGTACAGCGCCGCGGCCACGCCACAGTTCCCCACAGCACATCACTTGGTGCAAACGCAACAGTGGACTTGGTGA
- the nkx2.2a gene encoding homeobox protein Nkx-2.2a isoform X4: MHRALFVSRRFRAAQQMHAVFRLAALVPCKNSIDEAPWKNRRALHGLSASSQDSAKSPEPSADDESPDNDKETSSSGGSDSGKKRKRRVLFSKAQTYELERRFRQQRYLSAPEREHLASLIRLTPTQVKIWFQNHRYKMKRARAEKGMEVTHLPSPRRVAVPVLVRDGKPCHTLKAQDLAATFQAGIPFSAYSAQSLQHMQYNAQYSAAATPQFPTAHHLVQTQQWTW; the protein is encoded by the exons ATGCACCGTGCACTGTTTGTCTCGAGGCGTTTTCGTGCAGCTCAACAAATGCATGCAGTGTTTAGGCTCGCCGCACTTGTTCCTTGTAAGAATTCGATCGATGAGGCACCGTGGAAAAACAGGAGGGCTC TGCACGGTCTCTCCGCCAGCTCTCAGGACTCGGCCAAGTCCCCGGAGCCGTCCGCGGACGACGAATCGCCGGACAACGACAAGGAAACTTCCAGCAGCGGCGGCAGCGACTCCGGCAAGAAGCGGAAAAGGAGGGTGTTGTTTTCCAAGGCACAGACCTACGAGCTGGAGCGCCGCTTCAGGCAGCAGAGGTACCTGTCCGCCCCGGAGAGGGAGCACCTGGCCAGCTTGATCCGCCTCACCCCGACCCAGGTGAagatctggttccagaaccACCGGTATAAGATGAAGAGAGCCCGGGCCGAGAAAGGTATGGAAGTGACCCATCTCCCTTCTCCCAGGCGGGTGGCCGTGCCCGTCTTAGTCAGGGATGGAAAGCCTTGTCACACTCTTAAAGCTCAGGACTTGGCGGCCACTTTTCAGGCCGGGATCCCCTTCTCGGCATATAGTGCCCAGTCACTCCAACACATGCAGTATAACGCGCAGTACAGCGCCGCGGCCACGCCACAGTTCCCCACAGCACATCACTTGGTGCAAACGCAACAGTGGACTTGGTGA
- the nkx2.2a gene encoding homeobox protein Nkx-2.2a isoform X1, translating into MSLTNTKTGFSVKDILDLPDTNDEEGSITGAEEDTEGSETTSTTKNTGVLVQSPLENVQNLPLKNPFYDSSDNPYTRWLATTDSIQYSLFLPFLAAVHGLSASSQDSAKSPEPSADDESPDNDKETSSSGGSDSGKKRKRRVLFSKAQTYELERRFRQQRYLSAPEREHLASLIRLTPTQVKIWFQNHRYKMKRARAEKGMEVTHLPSPRRVAVPVLVRDGKPCHTLKAQDLAATFQAGIPFSAYSAQSLQHMQYNAQYSAAATPQFPTAHHLVQTQQWTW; encoded by the exons ATGTCGTTGACCAACACAAAGACGGGCTTTTCTGTAAAGGACATTTTGGACCTTCCTGACACAAATGACGAAGAAGGATCTATCACCGGAGCGGAGGAAGACACGGAGGGATCGGAGACCACGTCCACGACGAAAAACACTGGAGTTTTGGTGCAAAGTCCTCTAGAAAACGTTCAAAATCTGCCTTTAAAGAACCCCTTTTATGACAGTAGTGACAATCCTTACACACGATGGCTTGCTACTACGGACAGTATTCAATATTCAT TGTTTCTCCCGTTTCTTGCCGCAGTGCACGGTCTCTCCGCCAGCTCTCAGGACTCGGCCAAGTCCCCGGAGCCGTCCGCGGACGACGAATCGCCGGACAACGACAAGGAAACTTCCAGCAGCGGCGGCAGCGACTCCGGCAAGAAGCGGAAAAGGAGGGTGTTGTTTTCCAAGGCACAGACCTACGAGCTGGAGCGCCGCTTCAGGCAGCAGAGGTACCTGTCCGCCCCGGAGAGGGAGCACCTGGCCAGCTTGATCCGCCTCACCCCGACCCAGGTGAagatctggttccagaaccACCGGTATAAGATGAAGAGAGCCCGGGCCGAGAAAGGTATGGAAGTGACCCATCTCCCTTCTCCCAGGCGGGTGGCCGTGCCCGTCTTAGTCAGGGATGGAAAGCCTTGTCACACTCTTAAAGCTCAGGACTTGGCGGCCACTTTTCAGGCCGGGATCCCCTTCTCGGCATATAGTGCCCAGTCACTCCAACACATGCAGTATAACGCGCAGTACAGCGCCGCGGCCACGCCACAGTTCCCCACAGCACATCACTTGGTGCAAACGCAACAGTGGACTTGGTGA